Proteins found in one Bremerella volcania genomic segment:
- the glgA gene encoding glycogen synthase GlgA, translating into MNVLFASSEVYPFAKTGGLADVGGALPIALQHLVDNVTVILPAFRHIYKSGLPIEELPIYFDVPVGGQIASGQLLKSHLPNSDVPIYFVKNDEYFDRPELYREAGTDYQDNSERFVFFCRSVLEAIRLLDLKIDLLHCNDWQTGLIPAYLNIEYRATHGYEEIASVLTIHNMAYQGNFWHWDMLLTGLDWKYFNMHQMEFYGHLNFLKTGIVFADAITTVSPRYAEEIQSQPMGCGLEGALRERRSVLEGIVNGVDYSRWNPATDNDIASKYDLDNWQTNKPLCKEALQKEFHLPINPKVPVIGMVGRMADQKGFDLVAKVIRDRAKTCDCQWVILGTGEPHHEAMLKELSALYPNKIGVKVEFCEGKARRVEAGADMFLMPSLYEPCGLNQLYSLKYGTVPVVRETGGLADTITSMSPATLETGTANGFSFREYTAEALQDILEIAITTYQEQPDTWKQIVETGMAQDWSWDRSAQQYLELYQKTLEARRSS; encoded by the coding sequence TTGAACGTTCTTTTTGCCAGCAGCGAGGTCTATCCATTCGCCAAGACCGGGGGACTGGCGGATGTAGGCGGTGCTTTGCCGATCGCATTGCAACACTTGGTTGACAATGTCACCGTGATCTTGCCGGCATTTCGCCATATCTATAAGTCCGGACTACCGATTGAAGAACTGCCGATTTACTTCGACGTCCCTGTCGGGGGTCAAATCGCCTCAGGGCAACTCCTGAAGTCCCATTTGCCTAATTCAGATGTTCCGATCTACTTTGTCAAGAACGACGAGTATTTCGATCGGCCTGAGTTGTATCGCGAAGCCGGAACCGACTACCAAGACAACAGCGAACGTTTCGTCTTCTTCTGCCGCAGCGTACTGGAAGCGATTCGACTGCTCGATCTGAAGATCGACCTGCTGCACTGCAACGACTGGCAAACCGGCCTCATCCCGGCCTACTTGAATATCGAGTACCGGGCCACGCACGGGTACGAAGAAATCGCCAGCGTGCTGACCATTCACAACATGGCCTACCAGGGTAATTTCTGGCACTGGGACATGCTGTTGACCGGGCTCGACTGGAAGTACTTCAACATGCATCAGATGGAGTTCTACGGCCATCTGAACTTCCTGAAGACAGGCATCGTCTTCGCCGACGCGATCACCACGGTCAGCCCACGTTACGCCGAAGAAATCCAATCGCAGCCGATGGGTTGTGGTTTGGAAGGCGCCCTTCGCGAACGCCGTTCGGTGCTCGAGGGGATCGTCAACGGGGTCGACTACTCCCGCTGGAATCCTGCCACCGACAACGACATTGCCTCGAAGTACGACCTGGACAATTGGCAGACGAACAAGCCTCTGTGCAAAGAAGCACTGCAGAAGGAATTCCATCTGCCGATTAATCCCAAGGTGCCGGTCATCGGCATGGTGGGACGCATGGCCGATCAAAAAGGCTTTGACCTGGTCGCCAAGGTGATTCGCGATCGCGCCAAAACGTGCGATTGCCAATGGGTCATTCTAGGAACCGGCGAACCGCATCACGAGGCGATGCTGAAAGAGTTGAGTGCTCTGTACCCGAACAAAATCGGCGTGAAAGTCGAATTCTGCGAAGGGAAAGCGCGTCGCGTGGAAGCGGGCGCCGACATGTTCCTGATGCCCAGCTTGTACGAACCATGCGGGCTCAATCAGCTTTATAGCCTGAAATACGGCACCGTACCGGTGGTCCGGGAAACAGGCGGTCTGGCCGACACGATTACCAGCATGTCGCCTGCGACGCTCGAAACAGGCACGGCCAACGGCTTCAGTTTCCGGGAGTACACCGCCGAGGCGTTGCAGGATATCCTGGAAATCGCCATCACCACGTACCAAGAACAACCTGATACTTGGAAGCAGATTGTCGAGACCGGCATGGCACAAGACTGGTCTTGGGATCGCAGTGCTCAACAGTACCTTGAACTCTATCAGAAAACGCTCGAAGCACGTCGCAGTAGCTAA
- a CDS encoding potassium channel family protein → MAPVKHFYVLGLGTFGGALARQLNKNGCRVTGIDSHREHVEDIKDELYEAIIADATDFDTLKHLNFKDANGVFISMGEDISHSLLATLHAKELGAKRIIVKGVSQDHGKLLKSLGVERVIFPEAEIAATLADRVTWPNIIDFLPIDPEYSFMEVAVPDDMVGKSLMQLNLRQQFGVWVVGIKDSMTGKLEMFPDGGYSLGCDQLILVVGKQSSLEQLRNKT, encoded by the coding sequence ATGGCACCGGTAAAGCACTTTTATGTTTTGGGGCTCGGCACGTTTGGTGGAGCACTTGCCCGGCAGTTGAACAAGAACGGCTGCCGCGTGACCGGCATCGACAGCCACCGGGAGCACGTCGAGGACATCAAAGACGAACTCTACGAAGCGATCATTGCCGACGCGACCGATTTCGATACCCTGAAGCATCTTAACTTCAAAGATGCCAACGGGGTGTTCATCAGTATGGGCGAGGACATCAGCCATTCCCTTTTAGCGACGCTGCATGCCAAAGAACTGGGTGCCAAGCGGATCATCGTCAAAGGGGTCAGCCAAGATCACGGCAAGCTGTTGAAGAGCCTGGGAGTCGAACGGGTAATCTTTCCCGAAGCGGAAATCGCCGCCACGCTTGCCGACCGCGTAACCTGGCCGAACATCATCGACTTTTTGCCGATCGATCCTGAGTACAGTTTCATGGAGGTGGCCGTGCCGGACGACATGGTCGGCAAGTCACTGATGCAGTTGAATCTTCGTCAGCAGTTCGGTGTGTGGGTTGTAGGGATCAAGGACTCAATGACTGGCAAGCTCGAGATGTTTCCCGACGGTGGATACTCGCTTGGCTGCGATCAGTTGATCCTGGTAGTCGGAAAGCAATCTTCGCTCGAGCAGCTACGCAATAAGACCTAA
- a CDS encoding TrkH family potassium uptake protein — protein sequence MAQLTGSIVKYPARNLVVWYLGLIAVGTIVLTWSISRGSGAESISLIDAIFTATSASCVTGLAVRSTPHDFSFIGQLVILLLIQVGGIGIMTITTFTMFNLGNKPSLRARAILTETLGASDGADLKWILQHVLVVTGVSEGIGFAILLARNLFLYEPGTAAWHALFHSVSAFCNAGFALHDDSLVSFQGDVIVNLTISALIIVGGIGFPVLLDLNKNWRRGPIDGWIHLHLHSKFMLFGTAFFLLAGFVGFLVLEWDGVLDQMPLWKKLLVSGFHSVTCRTAGFNTIDLASLTNATLFISMMLMLIGAGSCSTGGGFKVSTVMVMALHAWKTFQGASRVNFARRTIPGEVIQGATATALLFSVVAIAALTMLLVIEQSSTPHPKSQGLFLDAAFEVVSALGTVGLSTGFTGTLSNMGKLIIIVLMFLGRIGPISVFAALSMTERKTPVEYPKEEPLIG from the coding sequence ATGGCCCAACTGACCGGCTCGATCGTCAAATACCCAGCGCGGAACCTGGTCGTTTGGTACCTGGGATTGATCGCGGTCGGTACGATCGTTCTGACGTGGTCGATCTCGCGCGGCTCGGGCGCCGAGAGCATCAGCCTGATCGATGCCATTTTCACGGCGACCAGCGCCAGCTGCGTGACCGGGCTGGCGGTGCGGTCGACCCCGCACGACTTCAGCTTCATCGGGCAATTGGTCATCCTGCTTTTGATCCAGGTCGGCGGGATCGGGATCATGACGATCACCACCTTCACGATGTTCAACCTGGGCAACAAGCCAAGCCTGCGTGCCAGAGCGATCCTTACCGAAACGCTGGGGGCCAGCGACGGTGCCGACCTGAAATGGATTTTGCAGCACGTCTTAGTGGTAACAGGCGTCAGCGAAGGGATTGGCTTCGCCATCCTGCTGGCGCGGAATCTGTTTCTGTATGAACCTGGCACGGCTGCCTGGCATGCCCTGTTTCATTCGGTATCGGCGTTCTGCAATGCCGGCTTTGCACTGCACGACGACAGCCTGGTGAGCTTTCAAGGAGACGTCATCGTCAACCTGACGATCTCGGCGCTGATTATCGTGGGGGGCATTGGCTTCCCGGTTCTGCTGGATCTGAACAAGAACTGGCGACGAGGGCCGATCGACGGGTGGATTCATCTCCATTTGCATTCCAAGTTCATGCTCTTTGGTACGGCGTTCTTCCTGCTGGCCGGATTCGTGGGCTTTCTGGTGTTGGAATGGGACGGAGTCCTCGACCAGATGCCGCTGTGGAAGAAGCTGCTGGTCTCCGGCTTTCACTCGGTCACGTGCCGCACGGCCGGCTTCAATACGATTGATCTGGCTTCACTCACTAATGCGACCCTCTTTATCTCGATGATGCTGATGCTCATTGGGGCTGGCTCCTGTTCGACCGGGGGCGGCTTTAAGGTTTCGACCGTGATGGTGATGGCCCTGCATGCCTGGAAGACTTTTCAAGGCGCCAGCCGCGTTAACTTTGCCCGCCGAACAATTCCCGGCGAAGTGATTCAAGGCGCGACCGCCACCGCGCTGCTGTTCTCGGTCGTGGCGATCGCAGCGCTGACGATGCTGCTGGTGATCGAGCAGTCCAGCACGCCCCACCCGAAGAGTCAGGGCTTGTTTCTGGATGCGGCGTTCGAAGTCGTTTCCGCACTGGGAACGGTCGGCTTGTCGACCGGGTTCACCGGGACCCTCTCGAACATGGGCAAGCTGATTATCATCGTGTTGATGTTCCTGGGTCGTATCGGACCGATTTCGGTGTTCGCGGCGCTGTCGATGACCGAGCGGAAAACGCCCGTCGAATACCCTAAAGAAGAACCTTTGATAGGATAA
- a CDS encoding DUF6580 family putative transport protein has translation MSQASEPPMKQTHHLRVWLVVVACLIYCVLLRVLPYVLTAIGAQNDWFSQNFPWSFTPVLAVGMLAGAMLTNRYAAAGLLLAALIASDVGIWLASGHLDWAFYPGTPFNYLCLLATILLGYVLRNDRSWIKPIGMGVLASVAYFVVSNFGSWLTLEEYTKDLSGLVQCYVSALPFFRNLLAGTCLGTVILFCPLVLSALAPAPERSGELPQPRSSSAR, from the coding sequence ATGTCCCAGGCCTCTGAACCTCCTATGAAGCAAACCCACCATCTGCGCGTCTGGCTGGTGGTGGTTGCTTGCTTGATCTACTGCGTTTTGCTGCGAGTGCTCCCCTACGTGCTGACGGCGATAGGGGCCCAAAACGACTGGTTCTCGCAAAACTTTCCCTGGTCGTTCACGCCGGTTTTGGCCGTGGGGATGCTGGCAGGCGCGATGTTGACCAATCGCTATGCGGCGGCCGGCCTTCTGCTGGCGGCTTTGATTGCCAGCGACGTGGGCATCTGGCTGGCTTCCGGTCACCTGGACTGGGCGTTCTATCCTGGCACTCCGTTCAACTATCTTTGCCTGCTGGCGACGATCCTTTTGGGTTACGTGCTGAGAAACGATCGAAGCTGGATCAAGCCAATCGGCATGGGTGTGCTGGCCAGTGTGGCTTACTTCGTTGTTTCCAACTTCGGTAGCTGGCTGACCCTCGAGGAATACACGAAGGACCTCAGTGGGCTGGTTCAATGTTACGTGAGTGCCCTGCCGTTCTTTCGTAATCTGCTGGCGGGAACGTGCCTGGGTACGGTCATTCTGTTTTGTCCGCTCGTGCTGAGTGCCCTTGCTCCGGCCCCGGAGCGAAGCGGCGAGCTTCCGCAGCCCCGCTCTTCCTCCGCCAGGTAG